The following proteins come from a genomic window of Kwoniella bestiolae CBS 10118 chromosome 3, complete sequence:
- a CDS encoding NADH dehydrogenase (quinone), G subunit, with the protein MLRRIAQKNLARVAGPSRARLLSTTAPRQADITLTIDGKEVSVPQGTALIQACEKAGAAVPRFCYHDRLAIAGNCRMCLVEVERSPKPVASCAMPAMPGSKVFTNTPLVHKAREGVMEFLLANHPLDCPICDQGGECDLQDQSMRYGSDRTRFHEITGKRAVENKDLGPIVKTSMNRCIQCTRCVRFANDVAGVEDLGTTGRGNDLQIGMYIEKTMDSEMSGNIIDLCPVGALTSKPYAFQARPWELKKTESVDVLDALGSNIRVDSRGVQVMRVQPKINDEINEEWISDKTRYAYDGLKYQRLTTPLVREGNRFVPASWETAMETIRHGYLNSGARGDEVRAVAGALADTEALVALKDLTNKLGSENTTLDSRLGDQPPVQSVDIRSNYLFNTSIENVEDADAILLIGTNPRHEAAILNSRFRKQYLHRGTEFAVVGEKFDSTFEYEHLGTSPKDVEAFLSAKGGDKGFAKIWKEAKKPLVIVGSAVTETKDGAAVLKAVGKHVLDNGNRFLTPEWNGFSVLQRAASRAAAYDIGFTPSSSASSTKPKFVYLLNADDVDPSSIPEDAFVVYQGHHGDHGAQFADVCLPAAAYTEKSATWVNTEGRSQMGRTAVPPPGASREDWKIIRALSEVIGQPLPYDDTLQLRQRMYDISPTLVRYDALEKPSPEVVKTGLTFLSSAKQTASSEPFKKPITDFYRTDPISRASVTMADCSKAFTKKDYPLGNVDEKAQASYA; encoded by the exons ATGCTTAGGAGAATCGCACAAAAGAACTTGGCTAGAGTCGCTGGACCTTCCC GTGCTCGACTACTTTCCACTACCGCCCCCCgacaagctgatatcacccTTACTATCGATGGGAAGGAAGTTAGCGTGCCGCAGGGAACCGCTTTGATCCAAGCTTGTGAGAAGGC TGGTGCTGCTGTTCCTCGATT CTGTTACCATGACCGATTAGCTATCGCTGGTAACTGTCGAATGTGTCTGGTAGAG GTCGAGAGATCACCAAAACCCGTCGCATCATGTGCCATGCCAGCCATGCCCGGATCCAAAGTATTCACCAACACCCCCTTAGTTCACAAAGCCCGAGAGGGAGTTATGGAATTCCTACTCGCCAACCACCCTCTCGATTGTCCCATTTGTGATCAAGGTGGTGAATGTGATTTGCAAGACCAGTCGATGCGATACGGTTCCGACCGAACGAGGTTCCACGAAATCACCGGTAAACGTGCAGTAGAAAACAAGGATCTCGGACCAATCGTCAAGACATCCATGAACCGATGTATCCAATGTACCCGATGTGTTAGATTCGCCAACGATGTGGCTGGTGTAGAAGATCTCGGTACCACCGGACGAGGAAATGATTTGCAGATTGGGATGTACATTGAGAAAACCATGGATTCGGAGATGTCTGGAAATATCATCGACCTGTGTCCTGTTGGAGCGTTGACCTCAAAACCATATGCTTTCCAAGCTAGACCCtgggagttgaagaagacCGAGTCGGTCGATGTGCTGGATGCTCTTGGAAGTAACATCAGGGTAGATTCTAGGGGTGTTCAAGTCATGCGAGTACAACCCAAGATCAACGATGAGATCAACGAGGAGTGGATCTCAGACAAGACAAGATACGCCTACGATGGATTGAAATACCAGCGATTGACTACGCCTCTAGTCAGGGAGGGAAACAGGTTCGTCCCTGCTTCTTGGGAGACTGCTATGGAGACTATCAGACATGGGTACTTGAACTCTGGTGCTAGGGGTGACGAAGTCAGAGCTGTAGCTGGTGCTTTGGCGGATACGGAAGCTTTGGTCGCTCTTAAAGATCTTACCAACAAATTGGGCTCAGAGAACACAACGTTAGATTCCAGACTTGGTGATCAACCTCCAGTACAATCCGTTGATATCCGATCGAATTACCTTTTCAACACCTCCATCGAGAATGttgaagatgcagatgcgATCTTGTTGATCGGTACCAACCCTCGACATGAAGCTGCCATCCTCAACTCTAGGTTTAGAAAGCAGTATCTCCACAGAGGAACAGAGTTCGCTGTGGTTGGAGAGAAGTTCGACTCGACCTTTGAGTACGAGCATTTGGGTACTTCCCCCAAGGATGTCGAGGCGTTCCTTAGTGCTAAGGGTGGAGATAAGGGATTCGCAAAGATCTGGAAGGAGGCTAAGAAACCTTTGGTGATTGTCGGTTCGGCTGTGACGGAGACTAAAGATGGTGCTGCCGTGTTGAAAGCTGTTGGAAAACATGTGTTGGATAACGGTAACAGATTCTTGACTCCTGAATGGAATGGATTCTCTGTTCTCCAACGG GCCGCATCCCGAGCAGCAGCCTACGATATCGGcttcactccctcatcctccgcctcatctaccaaacccaaattcgtctacctcctcaacgcCGACGATGTCgatccatcctccatccccgAAGACGCCTTCGTAGTGTACCAAGGACATCACGGAGACCACGGTGCCCAATTCGCCGATGTCTGTCTCCCCGCCGCTGCTTACACTGAGAAATCAGCCACATGGGTGAACACCGAGGGACGATCCCAGATGGGTCGAACTGCTGTTCCACCTCCTGGAGCTTCAAGGGAAGATTGGAAGATTATCAGGGCACTTTCCGAGGTCATTGGCCAACCATTACCTTATGACGATACTTTGCAACTCCGACAGAGGATGTACGATATCTCCCCTACGCTTGTGCGATACGACGCCCTCGAGAAACCTTCCCCTGAGGTGGTGAAGACCGGTTTGACATTCCTCTCATCAGCTAAACAGACAGCTTCGAGCGAACCTTTCAAGAAACCTATAACGGATTTCTACAGGACGGATCCCATCTCCAGAGCATCGGTCACTATGGCGGACTGTTCTAAGGCGTTCACGAAGAAGGATTACCCTCTGGgtaatgttgatgagaaggcGCAGGCTAGTTATGCTTAG